One genomic segment of Bombina bombina isolate aBomBom1 chromosome 4, aBomBom1.pri, whole genome shotgun sequence includes these proteins:
- the LOC128656310 gene encoding uncharacterized protein LOC128656310 → MQLNLPHQKHQMQLNLPHQKHQMQLNLHLKQLEALLLKSLWMHCILPWLRNTLHSRGGSKQAPRADKEAKRGSTGAKRGSTGAKRGSTGAKRGSSGAKRFFRSQERLFRSQERLFRSQERLHKHSIELQRDMAASLSGSVQNQSQMMQILSDMHMQMDNRWREQNQLLGVLVEHFTHQQDTASSTSAETSESSQTRRTRQSTTVTSAPSSKKPKNK, encoded by the coding sequence atgcagctgaacctgccccaccagaaacatcagatgcagctgaacctgccccaccagaaacatcagatgcagctgaacctgcacctcaagcaactagaagccctgctgctcaagagcctatggatgcattgtattctcccctggctgaggaatacattgcactccagaggaggctcaaaacaagctccgagagcagacaaagaggccaagagaggttccacaggagccaagagaggttccacaggagccaagagaggttccacaggagccaagagaggttcttcaggagccaagaggttcttcaggagccaagagaggctcttcaggagccaagagaggctcttcaggagccaagagaggttacacaaacatagcatagagctgcagagggacatggcagcatcattaagtggaagtgttcaaaaccagtcacagatgatgcaaattctgtctgatatgcacatgcagatggacaatagatggcgagaacaaaatcaactcttgggtgtgttggttgagcactttacacaccagcaggacactgcctccagcacatcagcagaaacatcagaatcttctcaaaccaggagaacaaggcaatccactacagtcacctcagctccctcatctaagaagccaaaaaataaataa